A stretch of Arthrobacter sunyaminii DNA encodes these proteins:
- a CDS encoding Zn-ribbon domain-containing OB-fold protein: MSTATEAPVSHPVADLDEDSLLGSFPEGPRLIGSHCDDCGCTMIGSRVVCSTCVGQAISRVALPGGGVLYTFTTIHTGPAPRTLGYVDLDNGVRTLADITAGDIQLYPDIRVELGVEGSDWFFSPVEGEQGKGHHE; the protein is encoded by the coding sequence ATGAGCACCGCAACCGAAGCTCCCGTCTCCCACCCGGTGGCGGACCTGGACGAGGACAGTCTCCTGGGCAGCTTCCCGGAGGGCCCGCGCCTGATCGGCAGCCACTGCGACGACTGCGGCTGCACCATGATCGGCAGCCGCGTGGTGTGCAGCACCTGTGTCGGCCAGGCCATTTCACGGGTGGCCCTGCCCGGCGGCGGCGTGCTCTACACCTTCACGACCATCCATACCGGACCGGCTCCACGCACCCTCGGCTACGTCGATCTCGACAACGGGGTGAGGACCCTGGCCGATATCACAGCCGGGGACATCCAGCTCTACCCGGATATCCGGGTAGAGCTGGGAGTCGAGGGCAGCGACTGGTTCTTTTCGCCCGTTGAAGGCGAGCAGGGAAAGGGCCACCATGAGTGA
- a CDS encoding CaiB/BaiF CoA transferase family protein, protein MSGSQRPPLEGIRVIDLTTFLSGPSATQLLGDLGADVIKVESLGGDSSRSIAGPEIDNVSAYFLANNRNKRSIAINLKTPEGLAVAKRLIAGADVVIENFRPGVTTRLGLDPEAISELHPKLVWASISGFGQDGPGRDRPAYDMVVQALSGVMSLTGHPGAPAARLGIPAGDVVAGLYAVIGILAALADRGTSGRGRIVDVSMLQGQLAMLSYQALYTVISGTAPEPQGAGHDSIATYRSFRGGDGREFVVTANTPRMWEGLCRVLGLEELIADARFGNAASRLRNKEALWALLEARFEERSAAKWVDLLTADSVPAALIKNVLEALNEARASNNGALVTVTDGSSSFENVATPIRFGNTGTIAAGYPPELGADTVSILREELGYSECDVEKLLAENVIGQPERTTWQPGEP, encoded by the coding sequence ATGAGCGGGTCGCAACGGCCGCCGCTGGAGGGTATCCGGGTCATCGACCTGACCACTTTCCTCTCCGGGCCGTCGGCTACCCAGCTCCTCGGGGATCTCGGAGCCGATGTGATCAAGGTTGAGTCGTTGGGCGGTGACTCGAGTCGTTCGATTGCCGGGCCGGAGATCGACAACGTCAGCGCCTACTTCCTGGCAAACAACCGCAACAAGCGCAGCATCGCGATAAACCTCAAGACGCCGGAGGGTCTGGCCGTGGCCAAGCGCCTGATCGCCGGTGCCGACGTGGTGATCGAGAACTTCCGGCCCGGGGTAACCACCCGGCTGGGACTGGATCCGGAAGCCATTTCTGAGCTTCACCCGAAGCTGGTGTGGGCATCGATCAGCGGGTTCGGTCAGGACGGGCCGGGGCGGGACCGCCCGGCCTACGACATGGTAGTCCAGGCGCTCAGTGGCGTCATGAGTCTTACCGGCCACCCCGGGGCGCCGGCAGCCCGGCTGGGGATCCCGGCTGGCGACGTTGTTGCCGGCCTGTATGCCGTCATCGGTATCCTGGCCGCGCTTGCCGACCGAGGCACATCCGGCCGGGGACGCATTGTCGATGTGTCGATGCTTCAGGGTCAGCTCGCCATGTTGTCTTATCAGGCGCTCTACACCGTCATCAGCGGAACCGCCCCGGAACCGCAGGGAGCCGGACACGATTCGATTGCCACCTACCGCTCGTTCCGCGGCGGGGACGGACGGGAATTTGTGGTGACAGCCAACACGCCGCGGATGTGGGAGGGACTGTGCCGTGTTCTCGGGCTGGAAGAACTCATCGCTGATGCCCGCTTCGGCAATGCGGCCAGCCGGCTCCGAAACAAGGAAGCACTGTGGGCCCTGCTGGAGGCACGCTTCGAGGAGCGAAGCGCCGCCAAGTGGGTTGATCTGTTGACGGCTGACTCTGTGCCGGCAGCCCTGATCAAGAATGTCCTAGAAGCACTCAACGAGGCCCGAGCCTCGAACAACGGAGCGCTGGTTACCGTGACGGACGGATCGTCTTCCTTCGAGAACGTTGCCACGCCCATCCGCTTCGGGAACACGGGCACGATTGCTGCTGGCTATCCTCCCGAGCTCGGTGCGGACACGGTCAGCATCCTTCGGGAAGAGCTTGGTTACTCCGAATGCGACGTCGAGAAACTCCTGGCAGAGAATGTCATCGGGCAACCCGAAAGGACCACGTGGCAACCCGGTGAACCGTGA
- a CDS encoding SDR family oxidoreductase, whose translation MVFDLGYKGKVCVVTGAASGMGKALTEILVDLGASVYAVDRVEAPVQGVKESVIADLGDRESVDAAFRQIPDSIDAYFGVAGVSGVHTNFADTMRINFTANKYVTDKYLVDRIAQGGSISFVTSNGGVRWEDPSVREELIPFAHGGGWDDLARITDEYEAEFGTIPGTLGYILSKRALNYWIAEQVERFAELGRVRINAVLPAMTVSGMLPEFAEMKGGQEAVEADLGPAGRLAEAKEMAQVLVFLGSDMASYISGAHISVDFGMNARTLAGLDPEKLRWTLHGVLSRQPGQ comes from the coding sequence ATGGTTTTTGACCTCGGATATAAGGGCAAGGTTTGTGTCGTCACCGGCGCTGCCTCGGGGATGGGCAAAGCGCTCACGGAAATTCTGGTTGACCTGGGCGCAAGCGTTTACGCCGTCGATCGGGTGGAGGCTCCCGTCCAGGGGGTCAAGGAGTCCGTCATCGCGGACCTCGGGGATCGGGAGTCCGTGGACGCCGCCTTCCGGCAGATCCCGGATTCAATCGATGCCTATTTCGGCGTGGCAGGTGTCTCCGGAGTGCACACCAACTTCGCCGACACGATGCGCATCAATTTCACGGCAAACAAGTACGTTACGGACAAATACCTGGTCGATCGCATTGCGCAGGGTGGTTCCATCTCCTTCGTGACCTCCAACGGGGGCGTGCGCTGGGAGGATCCCTCCGTTCGCGAGGAACTGATTCCCTTCGCCCACGGCGGCGGCTGGGATGACCTGGCCCGGATCACGGACGAGTACGAGGCGGAATTCGGAACCATTCCGGGCACGCTCGGGTACATCCTGTCCAAGCGTGCGCTCAATTACTGGATCGCCGAACAGGTCGAGCGCTTCGCCGAGCTGGGCCGTGTCCGCATCAACGCAGTGCTGCCCGCCATGACTGTCTCGGGCATGCTGCCGGAGTTCGCTGAAATGAAAGGCGGACAGGAAGCAGTCGAGGCAGATCTGGGTCCCGCCGGCCGGCTCGCGGAGGCCAAGGAAATGGCGCAGGTCCTGGTCTTCCTCGGTTCCGACATGGCCAGCTACATCTCCGGCGCCCACATCTCGGTCGACTTCGGTATGAACGCCCGCACACTCGCCGGACTAGATCCCGAAAAGCTGCGCTGGACCCTGCACGGCGTGCTGAGCCGCCAGCCCGGCCAATAA
- a CDS encoding ferredoxin: MQIEAVRRTCIGAGQCVFAAPETFDQDDDGLVVLLREDATTETDLASVRQAVNICPSRSISLTTVPAGN, from the coding sequence GTGCAGATTGAGGCCGTCCGGCGGACATGTATCGGAGCTGGCCAGTGTGTCTTCGCTGCGCCGGAGACCTTTGACCAGGATGATGACGGACTCGTGGTGCTCCTGCGGGAGGACGCAACCACGGAGACGGACCTGGCCAGCGTGCGCCAGGCCGTGAATATCTGTCCCAGCCGTTCGATCTCCCTGACGACAGTGCCGGCAGGTAACTAA
- a CDS encoding thiolase family protein, translating to MSDQVYVISAAMIPFGKHRSSSYVGLAVPPLIDAIREAGITKSDIDAVYVGHSYGGMMTGQRICKEIGLGTVPTVNVDNACSSGATALHEASTAIAQGLIDIAVVVGVEKLTQFGGGTLPLSSEDREVKQGIIMPAVYAMRATRYLHETDATPEDLALVSVKARRHGALNPFAQFRKETTVDEVLGARKVADPLTLPMCCPTGDGAAVVVIASERARARLNGGPGIRIAASVLHSGHVAEGFRDMTKPEISYDSARDAYAAAGIEPKDLDVIELHDAFSIAELVYYEAFGLAEPGHGVDLLRDGRTTFGGDVVVNPSGGLLSKGHPVGASGVAQVAEAFWQLTGQAGSRQVDDAHWAMTHVTGGGTAGLDHGACAIHIFEAV from the coding sequence ATGAGTGACCAGGTTTATGTGATTTCAGCAGCGATGATCCCCTTCGGGAAACACCGCAGTTCCTCTTATGTCGGTCTGGCGGTTCCGCCGCTGATTGACGCTATCCGCGAAGCGGGGATCACCAAGTCAGACATTGATGCGGTGTACGTGGGGCATTCCTACGGCGGCATGATGACCGGGCAGCGTATCTGCAAGGAAATCGGGTTGGGAACCGTGCCGACGGTCAACGTGGACAACGCGTGCTCCAGCGGCGCGACTGCCTTGCATGAGGCCTCGACGGCGATCGCCCAGGGACTTATCGACATCGCCGTGGTGGTCGGCGTGGAAAAGCTCACCCAGTTCGGGGGAGGAACGCTTCCGCTCTCGTCCGAGGACCGCGAGGTGAAACAGGGCATTATCATGCCGGCCGTGTACGCGATGCGTGCGACACGATACCTTCACGAAACGGACGCGACCCCCGAGGATCTGGCCCTGGTGAGCGTAAAGGCACGCCGGCACGGTGCGCTGAATCCCTTTGCGCAGTTCCGCAAGGAAACCACGGTGGACGAGGTGCTGGGTGCACGGAAGGTCGCGGATCCGCTGACACTGCCCATGTGCTGCCCCACCGGCGACGGTGCAGCGGTGGTGGTGATTGCCTCCGAGCGGGCACGGGCGCGGCTCAACGGCGGGCCCGGGATCCGGATAGCCGCCTCGGTGCTGCATTCGGGCCACGTGGCGGAGGGGTTCCGGGACATGACGAAGCCCGAGATCAGCTATGACTCGGCACGTGACGCCTACGCGGCCGCCGGCATCGAACCGAAGGACCTCGACGTCATCGAGCTGCACGATGCGTTCTCTATTGCCGAGCTCGTGTACTACGAAGCGTTTGGACTCGCGGAACCCGGACACGGCGTCGATCTCCTGCGCGATGGCAGGACGACGTTTGGCGGGGACGTGGTGGTGAACCCCAGCGGAGGGCTGCTGTCCAAAGGGCACCCGGTCGGAGCCAGCGGCGTCGCCCAGGTGGCGGAGGCTTTCTGGCAGCTCACCGGCCAGGCCGGCAGTCGACAGGTTGACGATGCCCACTGGGCTATGACGCATGTCACCGGCGGCGGCACGGCGGGCCTGGACCACGGCGCCTGCGCCATCCACATCTTTGAGGCAGTATGA
- a CDS encoding cytochrome P450, with protein sequence MTTVKVDPTEIDFFTDPETARKAEPYFDHMLANQPVWREPKYGVVIVTGYEEALQVYHQPEVYSSINRTGGPVLDLPVELTGNDLTEVLEKYREYFPNNDQIVTFDPPVHTDHRSLLMGLITPKRLRENEEFLKRTADRFLDGIIGKGECEFIWDYAKSYTVLAVADLLGVPEGDQPMLLELLASSPGPVLGNLELQANHHNTIEKLYEYFVGMIEKRRAEPREDVITGMALATFPDGTLPEPLEVARIAANMFSAGQETTVQLMGIALQRIADDQQLQNLLRGDTSLIPKFIEETLRIEAPIKGSFRLTKVPTSIGGLDLSPGTVVMLLHGAAGRDPRLFDNPAEFDVLRANARQHLAFGRGIHTCPGAPLARAEAVFSIQRFLDRTEQIGISEEHHGPEDAREWDLIRSYKFRGHNKLYLEYTAKEAS encoded by the coding sequence ATGACCACCGTCAAGGTCGATCCCACTGAAATTGACTTCTTTACCGATCCGGAAACCGCCAGGAAGGCGGAACCCTATTTCGACCATATGCTCGCCAACCAACCGGTGTGGCGCGAACCGAAGTACGGCGTCGTTATTGTCACCGGATACGAGGAAGCCCTGCAGGTCTACCACCAGCCGGAGGTGTACTCATCCATCAATCGGACCGGGGGACCGGTGCTTGACCTGCCCGTGGAACTGACCGGAAACGACCTCACCGAAGTGTTGGAGAAGTACCGCGAGTACTTCCCCAACAACGACCAGATTGTCACCTTCGACCCGCCTGTGCACACGGACCACCGCTCACTGCTGATGGGGCTGATTACCCCCAAGCGGCTGCGTGAGAACGAGGAATTCCTCAAGCGCACCGCTGACCGGTTCCTGGACGGAATCATCGGCAAGGGTGAGTGCGAGTTCATCTGGGACTATGCCAAGAGCTACACTGTCCTGGCTGTGGCCGATCTACTCGGTGTGCCTGAAGGGGACCAGCCGATGCTGCTCGAACTCCTGGCCTCGTCCCCGGGTCCGGTACTCGGGAACCTGGAACTGCAGGCGAACCATCACAACACCATCGAAAAGCTCTACGAGTATTTTGTTGGCATGATCGAGAAGCGCCGGGCCGAGCCGAGGGAAGACGTAATCACAGGAATGGCGCTGGCTACCTTCCCCGACGGCACACTCCCGGAGCCGCTCGAAGTTGCCCGGATCGCAGCCAATATGTTCTCCGCCGGCCAAGAGACCACCGTCCAGCTGATGGGCATCGCCCTGCAGCGGATTGCCGATGACCAGCAACTCCAGAACCTGCTGCGCGGCGACACCTCCCTGATCCCTAAGTTCATTGAGGAAACCCTGCGGATCGAGGCCCCCATCAAGGGGTCATTCCGGCTCACCAAGGTGCCGACCAGCATTGGGGGACTGGACCTGTCTCCCGGAACGGTGGTGATGCTCTTGCATGGTGCCGCCGGGCGGGACCCGCGGCTCTTTGATAACCCGGCGGAATTCGATGTTCTGCGGGCCAACGCGCGCCAGCACTTGGCCTTCGGGCGCGGCATCCACACTTGCCCCGGCGCTCCGCTGGCCCGGGCGGAGGCAGTCTTTTCCATCCAGCGTTTCCTCGACCGGACGGAACAGATCGGGATCAGCGAGGAACACCATGGACCGGAGGACGCCCGCGAATGGGACCTCATTCGCAGCTACAAATTCCGCGGCCACAACAAGCTTTACCTGGAATACACGGCCAAGGAGGCATCATGA
- a CDS encoding cytochrome P450, with amino-acid sequence MTNSFSTQRIDPYTPPAEHLRLQAENPVAQVAWGDGKIWAITKHADVRAMLSDARFSSDRSLPGHPTGRAYVPGSLRQLIEMDPPEHTTARSRIMNEFTVKKIAAMRPRITEIVDETIEAMLAGPSEVDLVDALSLPVPSMVIAELLGVPYEDHSFFQENSAVFVEIDATAEEKAVAIGNLKAYIGKLVAERVDQPGEDILSRQLAAGANPEELTAMGFLLLIAGHETTANMISLSVMTLLDKPELAQQLRDNPSLMPGAVEELLRYFTIAEIGGLRLATEDLEIDGTIIPAGDSVFGLTNTANRDPEVFEDPNRIDFTRGARNHLAFGFGPHQCLGQNLARLELEVVLAAVLRRLPTLRLAVPREQASFKEFGPNYGVYSLPVAW; translated from the coding sequence ATGACGAATTCCTTTTCCACTCAGCGTATTGATCCGTACACCCCTCCTGCTGAGCATCTGCGGCTGCAGGCGGAGAACCCCGTGGCGCAGGTTGCATGGGGCGATGGAAAGATCTGGGCCATCACCAAGCATGCGGATGTTCGGGCCATGCTTAGCGACGCCCGTTTCAGTTCGGACCGGTCCCTTCCCGGCCACCCGACCGGACGGGCCTATGTTCCAGGCAGCCTTAGGCAACTCATTGAAATGGACCCGCCCGAGCACACCACTGCGCGTTCGCGCATTATGAATGAGTTCACTGTCAAGAAAATAGCGGCCATGCGCCCCCGCATCACGGAAATTGTCGATGAAACCATTGAGGCTATGCTCGCCGGCCCCTCTGAAGTTGATCTCGTAGACGCTTTGTCCCTCCCGGTCCCGTCCATGGTTATCGCGGAATTGTTGGGGGTTCCATATGAGGACCATTCTTTCTTTCAGGAGAACAGTGCTGTTTTTGTTGAAATAGACGCCACGGCCGAGGAAAAAGCGGTGGCAATTGGAAACCTTAAGGCGTACATCGGCAAACTTGTTGCCGAGCGGGTGGATCAACCGGGTGAGGACATTCTCAGCCGGCAGCTGGCGGCGGGGGCGAACCCCGAAGAACTCACGGCAATGGGGTTCCTCCTTCTGATTGCCGGCCATGAGACCACGGCAAACATGATCTCACTGTCGGTGATGACTCTGCTGGACAAGCCTGAACTCGCCCAGCAGCTTCGGGACAACCCTTCCCTGATGCCCGGCGCCGTGGAAGAACTCCTGCGGTACTTCACCATCGCGGAAATCGGCGGACTGCGGCTCGCGACGGAGGATCTGGAGATCGACGGAACCATCATTCCCGCCGGCGACTCGGTTTTCGGGCTCACGAATACTGCCAACCGCGACCCAGAGGTTTTCGAGGACCCCAACAGGATTGACTTCACCCGTGGTGCCCGCAACCACCTGGCTTTTGGCTTCGGCCCGCATCAGTGCCTGGGTCAGAACCTTGCCAGGCTCGAACTGGAAGTTGTGCTTGCGGCCGTCCTGCGCCGGTTGCCCACACTTCGGCTGGCCGTCCCCCGCGAGCAGGCCAGCTTCAAGGAATTCGGGCCGAACTACGGCGTCTATTCGCTTCCGGTGGCGTGGTAG
- the fdxA gene encoding ferredoxin, with protein MTFVVTQDCVDVKDKSCIEVCPVDCLYEGGRMMYIRPDQCINCGACEAACPMEAIRFEGELEGDEEKFLGINAQFFETQDVPKGGRKLGRIDHDEPFIAHLEHK; from the coding sequence ATGACCTTTGTAGTTACACAGGACTGCGTGGACGTAAAAGACAAAAGTTGCATTGAGGTTTGCCCAGTTGACTGCCTATATGAAGGCGGGCGGATGATGTACATCCGTCCTGACCAATGCATCAACTGTGGCGCGTGTGAGGCGGCATGCCCCATGGAAGCCATCCGGTTCGAGGGAGAACTGGAAGGGGACGAAGAAAAGTTTTTAGGCATTAATGCTCAATTTTTCGAAACCCAGGACGTGCCGAAGGGCGGACGCAAACTTGGGCGGATCGACCACGATGAGCCGTTCATCGCCCATTTGGAGCACAAGTAG
- a CDS encoding aldehyde dehydrogenase: MTNSSVRDEPITLRHPDRLYINGEWTAPAVEGGFDVVDSTTEETFLRVARAGATDVDRAVAAARYAFDHTSWSFLEPAERAVYLRKMAASLRARSEELAAYWSRVAGMVNNIANFSVARVPALFDYYADLADSFEWAAVDTPEFAAFGAVVQEPVGVVGAIVPWNTPLSLAAYKIAPALLAGCTVVLKGPPEAPAEMYVLAEIAEEIGLPPGVLNVVIANREGSQALVADPRVDKIAFTGSSAVGRQIAAVCGERLARYTLELGGKSAAVILDDYDLTAAAKAIAQQECSMAGQVCMSLTRAIVTKDRHDEFAEALGSIFGAVRVGDPFDPGSAMGPLALSRQRDSVEAYIRKGVDEGGRLVTGGKRPEHLDRGWFVEPTVFANVDNKSTIAQEEIFGPVISVIPAENEEHAIELANGTAYGLNSAVFSDDVERAYRTARRLHSGTVGHNGFKTDTRMGYGGFKQSGVGREGGTQGLLPYLESKTVLLDSPPARFQK, encoded by the coding sequence GTGACAAATTCTTCTGTACGCGACGAACCCATCACACTCCGCCATCCTGACCGCCTGTACATCAACGGCGAATGGACCGCTCCTGCCGTGGAAGGCGGCTTCGACGTCGTTGACTCGACCACCGAAGAGACCTTCCTGCGTGTGGCCAGAGCGGGCGCCACCGACGTCGACCGGGCCGTTGCTGCGGCGCGCTACGCTTTCGACCACACCTCCTGGTCCTTCCTGGAGCCGGCAGAGCGTGCCGTTTACCTGCGCAAGATGGCGGCGAGCCTGCGTGCCCGCAGCGAGGAGCTCGCTGCCTACTGGAGCCGCGTGGCGGGCATGGTGAACAACATTGCGAACTTCTCCGTCGCGCGCGTTCCGGCACTGTTCGACTACTACGCCGACTTGGCGGATTCTTTCGAGTGGGCGGCCGTCGATACCCCTGAGTTCGCTGCGTTCGGGGCAGTCGTTCAGGAGCCGGTTGGCGTGGTCGGGGCGATCGTTCCCTGGAACACGCCGCTTTCGTTGGCTGCCTACAAGATCGCTCCGGCACTGCTCGCTGGCTGCACCGTGGTACTGAAGGGGCCACCGGAGGCCCCGGCCGAAATGTATGTCCTGGCCGAGATTGCCGAGGAGATCGGTCTCCCGCCGGGAGTGCTCAACGTTGTCATTGCCAACCGTGAAGGGTCCCAGGCCCTGGTCGCCGATCCCCGCGTGGACAAGATCGCCTTCACCGGATCGAGTGCAGTGGGACGCCAGATTGCCGCCGTGTGCGGTGAGCGCCTGGCCCGCTACACGCTGGAGCTTGGCGGAAAATCCGCGGCGGTCATCCTGGACGACTACGATCTCACCGCCGCTGCCAAGGCCATCGCCCAGCAGGAATGTTCCATGGCCGGCCAGGTGTGCATGTCGCTGACACGAGCCATCGTGACCAAGGACCGGCATGACGAGTTTGCCGAAGCGCTGGGCAGCATCTTCGGTGCAGTGCGCGTCGGGGATCCGTTCGATCCGGGGTCTGCAATGGGTCCGCTGGCACTGTCGCGGCAGCGGGACAGCGTCGAAGCGTACATCCGCAAGGGCGTGGATGAGGGAGGCCGGCTGGTGACCGGCGGCAAACGCCCCGAACACCTTGACCGCGGCTGGTTCGTAGAGCCGACCGTCTTCGCCAACGTCGACAACAAGTCGACGATTGCGCAGGAGGAAATCTTCGGTCCGGTCATCTCGGTGATCCCGGCTGAAAACGAAGAGCACGCCATTGAGCTCGCCAACGGGACCGCCTACGGGCTTAACTCCGCGGTCTTCAGCGACGACGTCGAGCGCGCCTACCGGACAGCACGCCGCCTGCACTCGGGCACGGTGGGCCACAACGGCTTCAAGACCGACACTCGGATGGGCTACGGCGGTTTCAAGCAGTCCGGCGTCGGCCGCGAAGGCGGGACCCAGGGCCTGCTGCCGTATCTGGAGTCCAAGACTGTCCTGCTCGACAGCCCGCCGGCACGTTTCCAGAAGTAA
- a CDS encoding ABC transporter permease, with protein MTLTTRSTRPVWKTGTGILPGLPAIAPPKRQWSVLVWLSYTWIVLVVLLAVFARVLPLPAIDAIVGAPRQAPQFGELDTLLGTDSAGRSMLTRMVYGGQISLLIGTASAAGGVVLGTILGLLAGYYRKSIDWVVTLVADVLLSFPSLVLLLAITAIFSPSVPVLLIGLGLTSTPTFIRLARASTMSWTSREFVRAARNMGASNVRILLREILPNVTPTLAAYLPLVIAALIVAEGSLSFLGLGVPPPTPSWGGMINAGAAELRSAPYMVFVPAVALFLTVFALNQAGENLRMRFDRTMRD; from the coding sequence ATGACGCTCACAACCAGAAGCACACGACCTGTATGGAAAACAGGGACAGGCATTCTGCCCGGTCTTCCCGCGATCGCTCCGCCAAAACGCCAGTGGTCCGTACTGGTCTGGCTTTCCTACACCTGGATAGTGCTGGTGGTGCTGCTGGCGGTTTTTGCCCGGGTGCTTCCGCTTCCGGCTATTGACGCCATTGTCGGTGCTCCCCGGCAGGCCCCGCAGTTCGGGGAGCTGGACACCCTCCTGGGCACGGATTCCGCTGGGCGCTCAATGTTGACGCGTATGGTGTACGGCGGGCAAATATCACTGCTTATCGGCACGGCGTCCGCAGCGGGCGGCGTTGTACTGGGAACAATTCTCGGCCTGCTTGCCGGTTACTACCGCAAGAGCATCGACTGGGTGGTTACTTTGGTTGCCGACGTGCTGCTCTCCTTCCCGTCCCTGGTGCTACTGCTGGCCATCACCGCCATTTTCTCTCCCAGCGTTCCGGTCCTTTTGATCGGTCTGGGGCTCACCAGCACGCCGACGTTCATCCGGCTGGCCCGGGCCAGCACCATGTCATGGACCAGCCGTGAGTTTGTCCGCGCGGCCCGGAACATGGGGGCATCGAACGTACGTATCCTTCTCCGCGAGATCCTGCCGAACGTCACACCGACGCTTGCGGCCTACCTGCCGCTGGTCATAGCCGCCCTCATAGTCGCGGAGGGATCACTGAGCTTCCTCGGGCTCGGGGTGCCGCCACCAACCCCCAGCTGGGGCGGCATGATCAACGCCGGCGCAGCTGAACTCCGCTCCGCACCCTACATGGTGTTCGTACCGGCGGTTGCACTGTTCCTCACCGTCTTCGCACTCAACCAAGCCGGAGAAAACCTGCGCATGCGGTTCGACCGCACCATGCGCGATTGA
- a CDS encoding ferredoxin, whose translation MTADLTVDRDRCMGSGQCTFYAPHTFDLDDLSIAVVLDGGGDAAADVAMAINVCPTRAIVRTAGTEGNA comes from the coding sequence ATGACCGCTGACCTGACAGTGGACCGGGACCGCTGCATGGGTTCCGGGCAGTGCACGTTCTACGCGCCGCATACCTTTGACCTCGACGACCTCAGTATCGCCGTGGTCCTGGACGGCGGGGGCGATGCGGCCGCCGACGTCGCGATGGCAATCAATGTGTGTCCGACGCGCGCGATTGTCCGGACCGCTGGCACGGAGGGGAACGCATGA
- a CDS encoding ABC transporter permease, whose amino-acid sequence MLRCTEQYASTTTKELSNAVHLSSGAKPPAPGSKPQSLPPGLHVRWPDFLRRVGYALLVIVLVTLGVRALMSLAPGSIAEVVLGESATAENVAALEQELGLDRPFFVQYFDWATNAVQGDLGTSLITHMSVSESILQRLPVTLELAVLALVIAMGVAVPLAVLSAAFPNSILDRVINAVTSVFLSIPAFVAGPILVFVFAVQLGMLPALGWIPIGTDLGGNLRSALLPAVAVALTEIAAFHRVLRADLIGTLREDYVAAARAKGMRPGYVMFRHAFRPSSFSLLTISGLSLARLIGGTIIVEALFVLPGLGQLISGAIIQRDVITVQGVVTIIAVAFVVINMLVDVGYGIIDPRVRNSARRAKKKAIAPVKAVPA is encoded by the coding sequence GTGTTGCGTTGTACAGAACAGTACGCCAGCACCACAACAAAGGAGTTGTCCAATGCGGTCCACTTATCCAGCGGCGCCAAGCCCCCCGCGCCGGGTTCGAAGCCTCAGTCCCTCCCCCCGGGGCTCCATGTGAGGTGGCCTGACTTCCTCCGGCGCGTGGGATACGCGCTGCTAGTGATTGTGCTCGTGACGCTCGGCGTCCGGGCACTAATGAGCCTTGCCCCGGGATCCATTGCCGAAGTCGTCTTGGGCGAGTCCGCCACAGCGGAAAACGTGGCGGCACTGGAACAGGAGCTGGGCCTGGACCGCCCCTTCTTCGTGCAGTACTTCGACTGGGCAACCAACGCGGTACAGGGAGACCTGGGGACCTCGCTGATTACCCATATGTCCGTCTCGGAGTCCATCCTGCAGCGGCTCCCGGTGACCTTGGAGCTCGCTGTCCTGGCACTCGTGATCGCCATGGGCGTCGCCGTGCCGCTTGCCGTGCTCTCCGCGGCCTTCCCCAACAGCATTCTCGACCGCGTGATCAACGCCGTGACGTCGGTATTCCTCTCCATCCCGGCGTTCGTGGCCGGTCCCATCCTGGTTTTCGTTTTCGCCGTCCAGCTGGGGATGCTTCCTGCACTGGGGTGGATACCTATCGGCACTGATCTTGGGGGTAACCTGCGCAGCGCACTGCTGCCGGCGGTCGCCGTCGCCCTGACGGAAATTGCCGCCTTCCACCGCGTCCTGCGCGCAGACCTCATCGGCACCCTCCGGGAGGATTACGTTGCCGCGGCCCGTGCCAAGGGAATGCGTCCCGGCTACGTGATGTTCCGCCACGCCTTCCGCCCATCCTCGTTCTCTCTGCTGACAATTTCCGGGCTGAGCCTGGCCCGGCTAATCGGGGGAACGATCATCGTTGAAGCCCTGTTCGTCCTTCCGGGACTCGGGCAGCTCATCTCCGGCGCCATCATCCAGCGGGACGTCATCACCGTCCAGGGCGTGGTCACCATCATCGCCGTGGCATTCGTGGTCATCAATATGCTGGTCGACGTCGGCTACGGCATCATCGATCCTCGCGTTCGGAACAGCGCCCGGAGGGCGAAAAAGAAGGCCATTGCTCCCGTGAAGGCGGTACCGGCATGA